In Funiculus sociatus GB2-C1, the following proteins share a genomic window:
- a CDS encoding CHAT domain-containing protein, whose protein sequence is MLTLRLTQHADSQPAYYRVEVALKGDGSRQTATVRFQFKLTQQEQENIRWYLEDYLQYLSDPAPQIAAKVERRMAEIGVELFKEIFQANDDARDLWATLRQNLNHTRVEILTDIAQATAIPWELLRDPKTDACLALRSPAFVRSYSQPAQRPRLPQTNGDTIRILLVICRPQGRDDVPFRSVASRLIKGLGTRTDGFQLDVLRPPTFEQLSRVLRQAKAQGKPYHVVHFDGHGVYQDSSQLTLNKNPLFFADRRPGMHGYLAFENGMADENVEFVSGSDLGQLLVETDVPVLVLNACRSGHAEAQDAPTQIEGATSDQIGDAHSPVRSFGSLAQEVMDAGVAGVVAMRYNLYVMTAAQFVADLYASLVQGQTLGEAVTSGRKQLKDQPQREVAYKPVALQDWLVPVVYEAAAITLFPAPVHSQKLTIQLHENDALPVTGMLDAQLPKAPDAGFFGRDETLLAIDRAFDHHAIILLHAFAGSGKTSTAAEFGRWYALTGGLLEAGKQGYVLFTSFQRYLPLSRVLDKLGQVFERDLERSGIQWLALSDEQQRAVALQVLSQVPVLWIWDNVEPVAGFPDGETQRWSEAEQQELADFLRDARDTKAKFLLTSRRDERGWLGDLPVRVQVLPMPMQERVQFARALAKKHGHRLTNVEDWRPLLRYTQGNPLTITVVVGQALRNGYRSKEQIEKFVADLQSGEAELDDDESDGRAKSLSASLSYGFEHNFTLKEKERLALLSFFQGFVTAFVFSTIGYPDNEWRTPKVADFEEFYRTAISILKRATEIGFLQEIEVDFYWIHPALPWYFNRLFRQLYALKETRLSATYAFVRAIGDWGTGYHNLYFDGNRDVAAFLIAEELNLLYALKLAIVNNWKKELNDVARGLFALYEHIGDRSQEESLTVKLLPYFVDSKTREPILNLEEEWDRLTHHYFKLLLHHGRMEEAKQLQQKKVEWNRKQTQTIINLSPEELDETQKIDIRNLAVSIEGIGVIFRSQNNPECVGYFEEAVSLYQKISNRTAEAVVAHNLAQAYKDISEIQNYTEAQEWLLKAFQLYGENDFLGKGKSAILFGKVCHERFEKARPFGEEKALLRELNLGIEFYHKALKSLPSNAVADLVEASIGLGDTYSDAVEFELALSYYQQAIRYSEEIGNFYKAAQARYSAAITLARAERYDDALFYAQAALRTVETCGINEKIQPTKDLISNLEQKLLERSGLS, encoded by the coding sequence ATGCTCACGCTTCGCCTTACCCAACACGCAGATAGTCAACCAGCCTACTATCGGGTTGAAGTTGCCTTGAAGGGTGATGGTTCGAGACAAACGGCGACAGTACGTTTCCAGTTCAAGCTGACTCAGCAGGAGCAGGAAAACATCCGTTGGTATTTGGAGGATTATCTCCAGTATCTCTCCGACCCTGCCCCTCAGATTGCAGCAAAGGTAGAGAGACGGATGGCGGAGATCGGAGTTGAGCTATTTAAAGAAATTTTTCAGGCGAATGATGATGCTCGTGATCTGTGGGCAACCCTGCGTCAGAACTTGAATCATACTCGTGTGGAAATTCTGACGGATATTGCCCAGGCAACAGCGATTCCCTGGGAATTGTTGCGCGATCCCAAAACCGATGCTTGTCTGGCGTTGCGATCGCCTGCGTTTGTTCGTAGCTATTCGCAACCTGCTCAACGTCCACGACTGCCTCAAACTAATGGAGATACCATTCGGATTCTACTGGTGATTTGTCGTCCTCAAGGTAGGGACGATGTGCCATTTCGTTCTGTTGCTAGTCGGTTGATTAAGGGACTTGGCACCAGAACTGATGGGTTTCAGTTAGATGTTTTGCGTCCACCGACCTTCGAGCAACTCAGCCGTGTTCTACGGCAGGCGAAGGCGCAAGGCAAACCGTATCATGTCGTTCACTTCGATGGACATGGAGTTTACCAGGATAGTAGTCAACTGACGCTAAACAAAAATCCGCTATTTTTTGCGGATCGTCGTCCGGGGATGCACGGCTACCTGGCATTTGAAAATGGGATGGCTGACGAGAATGTTGAGTTTGTCAGTGGTTCAGATTTAGGGCAACTGCTGGTAGAGACGGATGTCCCAGTTTTAGTGCTGAATGCCTGTCGCTCAGGTCATGCTGAGGCACAGGATGCTCCAACACAAATCGAGGGTGCAACTTCAGATCAGATAGGTGATGCCCATTCACCGGTGCGATCATTTGGTTCATTGGCGCAGGAAGTGATGGATGCAGGGGTAGCTGGTGTGGTTGCCATGCGTTACAACCTTTATGTGATGACAGCCGCTCAGTTTGTGGCGGATCTGTATGCATCGCTGGTGCAGGGGCAGACGTTAGGCGAGGCTGTAACCTCAGGACGGAAACAACTCAAGGATCAACCTCAGCGAGAAGTTGCCTACAAACCTGTGGCATTGCAAGACTGGCTGGTTCCTGTGGTGTATGAGGCAGCTGCGATCACCCTTTTCCCAGCACCTGTTCACTCGCAAAAGCTAACAATCCAATTGCATGAGAATGATGCTCTCCCTGTAACTGGAATGTTGGATGCTCAACTACCCAAAGCTCCAGATGCTGGATTCTTTGGACGGGATGAGACGTTGTTGGCAATTGACCGAGCATTTGACCATCATGCGATCATATTACTCCATGCGTTTGCTGGAAGCGGAAAGACCAGCACGGCGGCTGAGTTTGGTCGTTGGTATGCATTAACAGGTGGATTGCTTGAGGCTGGAAAACAGGGATACGTATTGTTCACGTCGTTTCAGCGATATCTGCCGTTATCAAGGGTGCTGGATAAGCTCGGTCAGGTTTTTGAGCGCGATTTGGAACGATCTGGAATTCAGTGGCTGGCATTGAGTGATGAACAGCAAAGGGCTGTTGCGTTGCAGGTGCTATCCCAAGTTCCGGTGCTATGGATTTGGGACAATGTGGAACCTGTTGCAGGATTTCCTGATGGCGAGACTCAACGCTGGAGCGAAGCCGAGCAGCAGGAACTGGCAGACTTTCTTCGAGATGCGCGAGACACTAAAGCTAAATTTTTGCTGACTTCTCGACGCGATGAACGAGGATGGTTAGGCGATTTACCTGTGCGAGTGCAAGTGCTACCAATGCCTATGCAAGAACGGGTGCAATTCGCACGAGCGTTAGCAAAGAAACATGGGCACCGTCTAACAAATGTAGAGGATTGGCGACCGTTGCTGAGATACACACAAGGAAATCCGTTGACGATTACGGTAGTAGTTGGTCAAGCACTGCGTAATGGATATAGAAGCAAAGAGCAAATTGAAAAATTTGTTGCTGACTTGCAATCTGGTGAAGCTGAATTGGATGATGACGAGAGCGACGGGCGAGCTAAATCTCTAAGTGCATCTTTGAGCTACGGATTTGAACATAACTTTACCCTAAAGGAGAAAGAGAGACTCGCTTTACTATCTTTCTTTCAAGGGTTTGTTACTGCTTTTGTATTTTCTACGATCGGTTATCCTGATAATGAATGGAGAACTCCAAAAGTTGCAGACTTTGAAGAATTTTATCGTACAGCTATATCAATACTGAAGCGTGCAACTGAAATTGGGTTTCTCCAAGAAATCGAAGTGGATTTTTATTGGATTCATCCAGCTTTACCTTGGTATTTCAATCGCTTATTTAGACAGCTTTACGCACTTAAGGAAACTAGACTATCTGCCACTTATGCATTTGTAAGAGCAATAGGAGACTGGGGGACAGGCTATCACAACCTTTACTTTGATGGGAATCGAGATGTGGCTGCTTTTCTAATTGCTGAGGAATTAAACTTGCTGTATGCCTTAAAATTAGCGATAGTTAATAACTGGAAAAAAGAGTTGAATGATGTAGCGAGAGGTCTATTTGCACTCTATGAACATATAGGTGATAGAAGCCAAGAAGAGAGCCTTACAGTAAAATTACTTCCCTATTTTGTTGATTCTAAAACTAGAGAACCAATATTAAATTTAGAAGAGGAGTGGGATAGGCTCACTCACCATTACTTCAAACTTCTACTTCATCATGGGCGAATGGAAGAAGCAAAACAACTCCAACAGAAAAAAGTCGAGTGGAATCGAAAGCAAACTCAGACAATTATAAATCTGTCGCCGGAAGAGTTGGATGAGACCCAAAAAATCGATATTAGGAACCTGGCTGTATCAATTGAAGGTATAGGTGTAATTTTTCGTTCGCAAAATAACCCTGAATGTGTTGGCTATTTTGAAGAAGCTGTATCACTTTATCAAAAGATCAGTAATAGAACTGCTGAAGCTGTGGTTGCACACAATTTGGCTCAAGCATATAAAGATATATCTGAAATTCAGAATTATACAGAAGCCCAAGAGTGGCTCTTAAAAGCTTTTCAACTATATGGTGAAAATGATTTCCTTGGAAAAGGGAAAAGCGCAATTCTATTTGGTAAGGTGTGTCATGAGCGTTTCGAAAAAGCGCGGCCTTTTGGAGAGGAGAAAGCCCTGCTTCGAGAACTAAATCTAGGAATAGAGTTTTATCACAAAGCACTTAAGTCTTTGCCTTCCAATGCTGTAGCAGACTTGGTTGAGGCATCTATAGGTCTTGGAGATACATACAGCGATGCAGTCGAATTTGAGTTAGCTTTATCGTATTATCAACAAGCAATTCGCTACAGTGAAGAAATCGGAAACTTTTACAAAGCAGCTCAAGCGC